A DNA window from Allokutzneria albata contains the following coding sequences:
- a CDS encoding LCP family protein, producing the protein MRSESPRDERTTKRPAPAAAPPSRRIHPGKTVAALVSVIVLCVTGYAWGTLNDFTTDDVTEAQKGPKPLDGALDILMVGLDSRTDAQGNELPPEVLRELHAGGSNSGGDTTDSMILMHIPVDGKPVGISLPRDSYVEIAGGFGKHKINAAYSFNKVAAAKKLRAAGKSKAEVEQESTRLGRKGMIDTVGALTGVTIDHYAEVNLASFYEITKAIGGVEVCLKAATKDNMSGANFPKGVQTIQGAQALAFVRQRHGLPSDLDRIVRQQTFLKAMAKKITSAGTLTDPGKLTGLVNAVKKSVVVDKYMDLLQFAQQMQPVMSGGVEFKTIPIEGDIKTDDGLALKVNPKEVKDFVANQTKEQPPASSTPPPAGGGDTKSITVEVRNATGASGLANDVLDALVAKGFGKGNVDNAVARAKTVVRYSKGQQDFGKKVVDAIGGNAVLEEDKDRMVPPGTVRLFIGKDYSGPGKKNTVAGDRMLELGGIRPAAPNQSATPETTPDGIPCIN; encoded by the coding sequence GTGCGCTCGGAGTCACCGCGCGACGAGCGGACCACCAAGCGCCCCGCCCCCGCCGCAGCGCCGCCGAGCCGCCGGATCCACCCCGGCAAGACGGTCGCGGCGCTCGTCTCGGTGATCGTGCTGTGCGTCACCGGCTATGCGTGGGGCACGCTCAACGACTTCACCACCGACGACGTGACCGAGGCCCAGAAGGGCCCGAAGCCGCTGGACGGCGCGCTCGACATCCTGATGGTGGGCCTGGACAGCAGGACCGACGCACAAGGCAACGAGCTGCCCCCGGAGGTGCTGCGCGAGCTGCACGCGGGCGGCAGCAACAGCGGCGGCGACACCACCGACTCGATGATCCTGATGCACATCCCGGTGGACGGGAAGCCGGTCGGCATCTCGCTGCCGCGCGACTCCTACGTGGAGATCGCCGGTGGCTTCGGCAAACACAAGATCAACGCGGCGTACTCGTTCAACAAGGTCGCCGCGGCCAAGAAGCTGCGCGCGGCGGGCAAGAGCAAAGCCGAGGTCGAGCAGGAGTCCACGCGGCTCGGCCGCAAGGGCATGATCGACACGGTCGGCGCGCTGACCGGGGTCACCATCGACCACTACGCCGAGGTGAACCTGGCCAGCTTCTACGAGATCACCAAGGCGATCGGCGGTGTCGAGGTCTGCCTCAAGGCCGCGACCAAGGACAACATGTCCGGGGCGAACTTCCCCAAGGGCGTGCAGACCATCCAGGGCGCGCAGGCGCTGGCCTTCGTCCGGCAGCGGCACGGCCTGCCCAGCGACCTGGACCGGATCGTGCGCCAGCAGACCTTCCTCAAGGCGATGGCCAAGAAGATCACCTCCGCGGGCACCCTCACCGATCCCGGCAAGCTGACCGGGCTGGTCAACGCGGTGAAGAAGTCCGTGGTGGTGGACAAGTACATGGACCTGCTGCAGTTCGCCCAGCAGATGCAACCGGTGATGAGCGGCGGGGTGGAGTTCAAGACCATCCCGATCGAGGGCGACATCAAGACCGACGACGGTCTCGCGCTGAAGGTGAACCCGAAGGAAGTCAAGGACTTCGTCGCCAACCAGACCAAGGAGCAGCCGCCCGCGTCCTCGACGCCGCCCCCGGCCGGTGGCGGCGACACCAAGTCGATCACCGTCGAGGTGCGCAACGCCACCGGGGCCTCCGGACTGGCCAACGACGTGCTGGACGCCTTGGTGGCCAAGGGCTTCGGCAAGGGCAACGTCGACAACGCCGTCGCGCGGGCGAAGACCGTGGTGCGCTACTCCAAGGGACAGCAGGACTTCGGCAAGAAGGTCGTCGACGCCATCGGCGGCAACGCCGTCCTGGAGGAGGACAAGGATCGGATGGTCCCGCCCGGCACCGTGCGGCTGTTCATCGGCAAGGACTACTCGGGTCCTGGCAAGAAGAACACCGTGGCCGGAGACCGGATGCTGGAGCTGGGCGGGATCCGTCCGGCGGCGCCGAACCAGAGCGCGACCCCGGAGACGACGCCCGACGGCATCCCCTGCATCAACTAA
- the rfbB gene encoding dTDP-glucose 4,6-dehydratase has translation MRVLVTGGAGFIGSNYVRKVLTGAYPAYAEAEVVVLDKLTYAGNEANLDPVAGNPRYRFVKGDICDAALVSEVMSGVSTVVHFAAESHVDRSIHGAADFVLTNVLGTQTLLQAALEAGVSKFVHVSTDEVYGSIESGSWTEEHILEPNSPYSASKASSDLLARSYFRTHGLPVCITRCSNNYGPYHFPEKVIPLFVTNLLDGHKVPLYGDGLNVRDWLHVDDHCRGIQLVAEGGRAGEIYNIGGGTELTNRELTEKLVAATGRDWSMVEPVADRLGHDRRYSVDITKITKELGYTPQVPFEQGLADVVAWYRDNRSWWEPLKARAAL, from the coding sequence ATGCGCGTACTGGTCACCGGTGGCGCCGGGTTCATCGGGTCGAACTACGTGCGCAAGGTGCTGACCGGCGCTTATCCGGCCTACGCCGAGGCCGAGGTGGTGGTGCTGGACAAGCTCACCTACGCGGGCAACGAGGCCAACCTCGACCCGGTCGCGGGCAACCCCCGGTACCGGTTCGTCAAGGGCGACATCTGCGACGCGGCTCTGGTGAGCGAAGTCATGTCCGGGGTGTCGACCGTGGTGCACTTCGCCGCAGAGTCGCACGTGGACCGCTCCATCCACGGCGCGGCGGACTTCGTGCTGACCAACGTGCTGGGCACGCAGACCCTGCTCCAGGCCGCGCTCGAGGCGGGCGTGTCGAAGTTCGTCCACGTGTCCACCGACGAGGTCTACGGCTCGATCGAGTCCGGCTCGTGGACCGAGGAGCACATCCTGGAGCCGAACTCCCCGTACTCCGCGTCGAAGGCGTCCTCGGACCTGCTGGCCCGGTCCTACTTCCGCACGCACGGCCTGCCGGTGTGCATCACGCGCTGCTCGAACAACTACGGGCCGTACCACTTCCCGGAGAAGGTCATCCCGCTGTTCGTCACCAACCTGCTCGACGGGCACAAGGTGCCGCTCTACGGCGACGGCCTCAACGTCCGCGACTGGCTGCACGTCGACGACCACTGCCGGGGCATCCAGCTGGTCGCCGAGGGCGGCCGGGCCGGTGAGATCTACAACATCGGCGGCGGCACCGAGCTGACCAACCGCGAGCTGACCGAGAAGCTGGTCGCCGCGACCGGCAGGGACTGGTCGATGGTGGAGCCCGTCGCGGACCGCCTCGGCCACGACCGCCGCTACTCGGTGGACATCACCAAGATCACCAAGGAGCTGGGCTACACCCCCCAGGTGCCCTTCGAGCAGGGCCTCGCCGACGTGGTCGCCTGGTACCGGGACAACCGCTCCTGGTGGGAGCCCTTGAAAGCGCGCGCTGCCCTCTGA
- the rfbD gene encoding dTDP-4-dehydrorhamnose reductase: protein MTDFALLVPGGRGQLGADVTAHAEAAGAGFVHAPGSAELDVTDAEAVADAVSSLAATARDAGLRPVVINTAAYTAVDAAETDEARALEVNGDGPRNLAVACAEQRVRLLHVSTDYVFPGDATSPYEPDDATGPRSAYGRTKLAGERAVLDSGAEAWVVRTSWVYGAVGSNFVKTMVKLESQRDKLSVVGDQVGCPTWSADLARGLLELAARADGPRQRVLHAAGGSETTWCGLARAVFEELGADPNRVSACTTADFPRPAPRPAYSVLSPRAWQDAGLRPLRPWREALAAAFAECGEALRS, encoded by the coding sequence GTGACCGACTTCGCTCTTCTCGTTCCCGGCGGACGCGGCCAGCTCGGCGCGGACGTCACCGCGCACGCCGAGGCCGCGGGGGCCGGGTTCGTGCACGCGCCCGGCTCAGCCGAACTGGACGTCACCGACGCCGAGGCGGTGGCCGACGCGGTCAGCTCGCTGGCCGCCACGGCGCGCGACGCGGGCCTGCGGCCGGTTGTGATCAACACGGCTGCGTACACGGCGGTCGACGCGGCGGAGACCGATGAGGCTCGCGCGCTCGAAGTGAACGGGGACGGCCCCCGCAACCTCGCGGTCGCGTGCGCGGAGCAGCGAGTGCGGCTGCTGCACGTCTCCACGGACTACGTGTTCCCAGGGGACGCCACGAGCCCCTACGAGCCGGATGACGCCACGGGCCCACGCAGCGCCTACGGGCGCACGAAGCTCGCGGGGGAGCGCGCTGTGCTCGACTCCGGAGCCGAGGCGTGGGTCGTGCGCACCTCGTGGGTCTACGGCGCGGTCGGCAGCAACTTCGTGAAGACGATGGTGAAGTTGGAAAGCCAGCGCGACAAGCTCTCCGTGGTCGGTGACCAGGTGGGCTGTCCGACGTGGTCGGCCGATCTCGCCCGCGGGCTCCTGGAGTTGGCCGCGCGAGCCGATGGGCCGCGACAGCGCGTTCTGCACGCCGCAGGCGGCAGTGAGACCACGTGGTGCGGCCTCGCCCGCGCTGTCTTTGAAGAACTCGGCGCGGACCCGAACCGGGTTTCCGCCTGCACTACGGCTGATTTCCCCCGCCCGGCGCCACGCCCCGCGTACTCGGTGCTGTCGCCGCGCGCGTGGCAGGACGCCGGGCTGCGCCCACTACGCCCGTGGCGTGAAGCACTGGCCGCTGCGTTCGCGGAGTGCGGGGAAGCGCTGCGATCCTGA
- a CDS encoding DUF6346 domain-containing protein: protein MAKWGKQAEAAEKPKRRKAGWTKLTGTLLMVVAVGALGYLLANTALTANRLPNPGPGDLRGTAVAQSCVDVGPVSSNGFGTYARCTAEVSWENGTRETREFDGSELTAKDVGQAVRVVRVNTPPYQWLPAPESYQRDGGDRAGEWTATMIYAIVGGVILFCGAAVLGGLLSLVRGLFARNG, encoded by the coding sequence ATGGCGAAGTGGGGCAAGCAGGCCGAGGCGGCGGAGAAGCCGAAGCGGCGCAAGGCGGGCTGGACCAAGCTGACCGGCACGTTGCTGATGGTCGTGGCGGTGGGCGCGTTGGGGTATCTGCTGGCGAACACCGCCCTCACCGCCAACCGCCTCCCCAACCCGGGGCCGGGTGATCTGCGCGGCACCGCCGTCGCGCAGTCCTGTGTTGACGTGGGGCCGGTCAGCTCGAACGGCTTCGGAACGTACGCGCGCTGCACCGCCGAGGTGTCGTGGGAGAACGGCACGCGCGAGACCCGCGAGTTCGACGGCTCCGAGCTGACCGCGAAGGACGTGGGGCAGGCCGTGCGCGTGGTCCGCGTGAACACTCCGCCGTACCAGTGGCTGCCCGCGCCGGAGTCCTACCAGCGCGACGGCGGCGACCGTGCGGGCGAGTGGACCGCGACGATGATCTACGCGATCGTCGGCGGCGTGATCCTGTTCTGCGGCGCCGCGGTCCTGGGCGGACTGCTCTCCCTCGTCCGAGGCCTGTTCGCCCGCAACGGCTGA
- a CDS encoding hydroxymethylglutaryl-CoA lyase: protein MHSVELIEVGPRDGLQNESRLLSTVDKIELIECCVAAGLRRIEAVSFARPEKVPQLADAEDVMASVPRVPGVSYAGLVLNRKGLYRALAAGVDEVNVVVATTEEFSRRNLGVGVEDALKSWTEIAAEAASTGVRTTVTLAAAFGCPFSGDVAVEEVIGIARRIAEARPDEISLADTIGVGTPDQVRRLANGVRAVAPGVPLRGHFHNTRNTGYANALAALDCGVATLDVTVGGIGGCPYTPSPQGNVATEDVLYALDRMGVRTGVDVNAVLDISAWLSERLGREVPALLGRAGTFPPTT from the coding sequence ATGCACAGCGTGGAGTTGATCGAGGTCGGGCCCAGGGACGGCCTGCAGAACGAGTCGCGCCTGCTCTCCACGGTCGACAAGATCGAGCTCATCGAGTGCTGCGTGGCCGCCGGGCTCCGGCGGATCGAGGCGGTCAGCTTCGCCCGCCCCGAGAAGGTCCCCCAGCTGGCCGACGCCGAGGACGTGATGGCCTCGGTGCCAAGGGTCCCGGGTGTTTCCTACGCCGGACTGGTGCTCAACCGCAAGGGGCTCTACCGCGCGCTGGCCGCGGGCGTCGACGAGGTGAACGTCGTCGTGGCCACCACCGAGGAGTTCAGCAGGCGCAACCTGGGCGTCGGCGTCGAGGACGCGCTGAAGAGCTGGACGGAGATAGCGGCCGAGGCGGCGAGCACCGGCGTCCGGACCACGGTCACGCTCGCGGCGGCCTTCGGCTGTCCGTTCAGCGGGGACGTGGCGGTCGAGGAGGTCATCGGCATCGCCCGCCGGATCGCCGAGGCCCGCCCCGACGAGATCTCCCTCGCCGACACGATCGGCGTCGGCACCCCCGACCAGGTGCGCAGGCTCGCCAACGGGGTGCGCGCGGTGGCTCCGGGCGTGCCGTTGCGCGGGCACTTCCACAACACGCGCAACACCGGCTACGCCAACGCTCTTGCCGCGCTGGACTGCGGTGTGGCGACCCTGGACGTCACGGTCGGCGGTATCGGCGGTTGCCCGTACACGCCGTCGCCGCAGGGCAACGTGGCCACCGAGGACGTGCTCTACGCGCTGGACCGGATGGGCGTGCGCACCGGGGTCGACGTCAACGCCGTGCTGGACATCTCCGCGTGGCTCTCCGAACGCCTGGGCCGCGAGGTCCCCGCCCTCCTCGGGCGCGCGGGCACGTTCCCGCCCACCACCTGA
- a CDS encoding GntR family transcriptional regulator: protein MALAAEKAYEVVRTAILDGSYPPGERLGEVELAEALGISRTPIREALRRLEVEGLVEVLPHRGARVASWSREDLDEIYELRILLESFAAARAASRISDGELHRMDELREEMTRAVHSGDVERIAACNAEFHGIIRRAASSTRLVTMLNAVIQLPLVLQTFHRYTHEDLQRSVAHHSELVHAFRARDPAWAESVMRSHVLAARRVLAGRSRDEE, encoded by the coding sequence GTGGCTCTGGCGGCCGAGAAGGCCTACGAGGTCGTCCGCACGGCGATCCTGGACGGCAGCTACCCGCCCGGCGAACGGCTCGGCGAGGTCGAGCTGGCCGAGGCGCTGGGGATCAGCCGTACCCCGATCCGGGAGGCCCTGCGCAGGCTCGAGGTGGAGGGCCTGGTCGAGGTGCTCCCGCACCGCGGCGCCCGGGTGGCCAGCTGGTCACGGGAGGACCTCGACGAGATCTACGAGCTGCGCATCCTGCTGGAGTCCTTCGCGGCGGCCAGGGCCGCGTCGCGGATCTCCGACGGCGAGCTGCACCGGATGGACGAGCTGCGCGAGGAGATGACCCGCGCGGTGCACTCCGGCGACGTCGAGCGGATCGCCGCGTGCAACGCCGAGTTCCACGGCATCATCCGGCGCGCCGCCTCCAGCACCCGGCTGGTCACCATGCTCAACGCGGTGATCCAGCTGCCCCTTGTGCTGCAGACCTTTCACCGATACACCCATGAGGACCTCCAGCGCAGTGTGGCCCACCACAGCGAACTGGTGCACGCGTTCCGAGCGAGGGATCCGGCATGGGCGGAGTCCGTGATGCGTTCTCATGTGCTGGCCGCGCGGCGGGTGCTCGCCGGCCGGTCGAGGGATGAGGAGTAG